One segment of Maridesulfovibrio ferrireducens DNA contains the following:
- a CDS encoding phenylacetate--CoA ligase family protein yields the protein MYFDKAEVLDRSELEKLQAERLRKTIEQAANSPYYRESFKKNNIDSSIIKTVDDIKRLPFTTKDDLRSQYPYGLLTKPLDEFVRLHASSGTTGTPTAVFYTQKDLDTWADLMARSMYAVGVRRSDVLQNMSGYGLFTGGLGIHYGSERLGCLTVPAGAGNTKRQIKLIRDFNVTALHIIPSFALYFAGKVREEGYDPAEMPWKIALIGAEPHTEHTRQKIEELLHIKAYNSYGLSEMNGPGVAFECTEQKGMHVWEDSYIAEVIDPETGEHVAEGEIGELVMTTLTREGMPIIRYRTRDLTRFVPGKCKCGRTSRRIDRIVGRADDMLIIKGVNIYPMQIEKIVMAMPEVGQNYVIELFREGFIDQIKVKVEIKDQFFVEDMRVLQGLQKRIAAKLRDEILVTPRVELVQRNSIPKSEGKAQRVIDLREVEN from the coding sequence ATGTATTTCGATAAAGCGGAAGTGCTCGATAGAAGTGAATTGGAAAAACTCCAAGCCGAAAGACTGAGGAAAACCATCGAGCAAGCCGCTAACTCTCCGTATTACCGTGAATCTTTTAAAAAAAATAACATCGATTCCTCCATCATTAAAACTGTTGATGATATAAAAAGGTTACCTTTTACCACAAAAGACGACCTTCGTTCTCAGTATCCATACGGACTGCTTACAAAACCTCTTGATGAATTTGTTCGTCTTCATGCTTCCTCCGGAACAACCGGAACGCCCACTGCTGTTTTTTATACTCAAAAAGACCTTGATACCTGGGCTGACCTTATGGCCCGCTCAATGTACGCAGTTGGTGTAAGACGCTCTGACGTTCTGCAAAACATGTCAGGTTATGGACTTTTCACAGGCGGTCTCGGAATTCATTACGGTTCTGAACGTCTCGGTTGTTTGACCGTTCCGGCAGGAGCAGGCAACACTAAACGACAGATTAAACTTATCCGCGATTTTAATGTTACAGCCCTGCATATCATTCCCTCTTTTGCTCTCTATTTTGCCGGCAAAGTCAGAGAAGAAGGATATGATCCCGCAGAAATGCCGTGGAAAATTGCTCTTATCGGAGCCGAACCCCACACAGAACACACCAGACAAAAAATTGAAGAACTCCTGCATATTAAAGCTTACAACTCTTACGGCCTCTCTGAAATGAACGGCCCGGGTGTTGCTTTCGAGTGTACCGAACAAAAAGGGATGCACGTGTGGGAAGACTCATATATCGCCGAAGTTATTGACCCTGAAACCGGGGAACATGTTGCTGAAGGCGAAATCGGCGAACTGGTAATGACAACGCTTACCCGCGAAGGTATGCCCATCATTCGCTACAGAACCAGAGACTTGACCCGTTTCGTTCCCGGTAAATGCAAATGCGGTAGAACCTCCAGGCGCATTGACAGAATTGTCGGTCGCGCCGATGACATGCTCATCATCAAGGGTGTTAATATCTACCCTATGCAAATCGAAAAAATAGTTATGGCGATGCCTGAAGTCGGACAAAACTATGTCATTGAACTCTTCAGAGAAGGGTTTATTGACCAGATTAAAGTTAAAGTCGAAATTAAAGATCAATTTTTTGTTGAAGATATGAGAGTATTGCAAGGACTACAGAAACGTATTGCCGCCAAGCTGAGAGATGAAATTCTTGTTACACCAAGAGTTGAACTCGTTCAGCGCAATTCTATCCCTAAATCTGAAGGTAAAGCTCAACGAGTTATAGACCTCAGAGAAGTTGAGAATTAG
- the dnaB gene encoding replicative DNA helicase, translated as MQNQKQKRRKPGSNYNSDGASSDAPSDLLRKVPPHNLEAEQAVLGGVFLSNSIFNDLVDIVHSDDFYSPSHHEIFKAFEALYAKNAPIDIVTVNEYLTSTGKIDTVGGPVYLADLANSVISAANALHHAEIVAEKKIQRSLIDAAASIITDSFEAQNVKELLDHSEQAIFEITDAKKTTTIKSSKELIKEVFKELEIRVEQKSLVTGIPTTYTKFDEMTAGLQNSELVIIAGRPSMGKTAFALNVAMRAALHSGVPTAVFSLEMAMGQLMTRMLACHGKVDLSRLRTGQLDDEDWAKLYEAAQDLTEAPIFIDDTPSLSTMELRARCRRLKSQHNLGLVMVDYLQLMRSSARTDSREQEISDISRSLKALAKELKIPVLALSQLNRKVEERTDKRPMMSDLRESGAIEQDADIILFLYREDFYNKKEDKPINNKAEVIIGKQRNGPTGIVELAFFGNYTAFENLAAEPYPSEYGDD; from the coding sequence CTGCAGAATCAGAAGCAGAAGAGGCGTAAGCCCGGCTCTAATTACAATTCAGACGGAGCATCATCAGATGCTCCGTCTGATCTTTTACGGAAAGTACCACCTCACAATCTGGAAGCAGAACAGGCTGTGTTGGGCGGAGTTTTTTTAAGCAACTCTATATTCAACGATCTCGTTGATATCGTTCATTCTGACGATTTTTACTCTCCTTCCCATCATGAAATTTTCAAAGCTTTCGAAGCTCTGTATGCCAAAAACGCTCCTATAGATATTGTCACCGTCAACGAGTACCTTACCAGTACCGGTAAAATTGACACTGTCGGTGGCCCTGTTTATCTAGCTGACCTTGCTAATTCTGTTATAAGTGCGGCAAATGCGCTCCACCATGCTGAAATTGTAGCTGAAAAAAAGATCCAGCGAAGCCTGATTGATGCTGCGGCTTCAATCATCACCGATAGCTTTGAAGCGCAGAACGTTAAAGAACTGCTTGATCATTCAGAACAGGCAATCTTTGAAATTACTGACGCCAAAAAAACTACCACAATTAAAAGTAGTAAAGAGCTTATAAAAGAAGTTTTCAAAGAACTTGAAATTAGAGTTGAGCAAAAATCTCTTGTAACCGGCATCCCGACTACATACACCAAATTTGATGAAATGACGGCAGGACTTCAAAACTCTGAACTCGTCATTATTGCCGGACGCCCAAGTATGGGTAAAACCGCTTTTGCGTTAAACGTCGCTATGCGCGCGGCTCTTCACAGCGGAGTCCCTACAGCTGTATTCTCCCTTGAAATGGCTATGGGGCAGCTCATGACAAGGATGCTCGCCTGTCATGGAAAAGTAGATCTTTCCAGACTCAGAACAGGGCAACTTGATGATGAGGACTGGGCAAAGCTTTATGAAGCTGCTCAAGACTTGACAGAAGCACCTATCTTTATTGATGATACTCCATCTCTTTCCACTATGGAATTAAGAGCCAGATGCAGAAGACTAAAATCACAGCACAATCTGGGTCTAGTAATGGTGGATTATCTCCAGCTCATGCGCTCCAGTGCGCGTACTGACTCACGTGAGCAAGAAATTTCCGATATTTCACGATCATTAAAAGCGTTAGCCAAAGAATTGAAAATACCAGTTCTTGCACTGTCTCAGCTGAACCGCAAAGTTGAAGAACGTACAGACAAAAGACCTATGATGTCTGACTTGCGTGAATCAGGTGCGATTGAACAGGATGCTGATATTATCCTATTCCTCTATCGTGAAGATTTTTATAACAAAAAAGAAGACAAGCCTATTAACAACAAGGCCGAAGTTATTATCGGTAAGCAACGTAACGGCCCTACCGGAATTGTAGAGTTAGCCTTTTTCGGCAACTATACAGCCTTCGAAAACCTTGCTGCCGAGCCTTATCCGTCTGAGTATGGCGATGATTAA
- the rplI gene encoding 50S ribosomal protein L9 gives MKLILRADIDSLGRLGDIVSVKAGYGRNYLIPQGFAMPASAANLKQFELEKRKLQEQADNLRTQAEGLRDRLAKVEVKVEVRVGEGDKLYGSVTAANVAEALVEQGFDLDRRKILLSDPIRSLGTFTIEVKLHPEVRGEIKLTVAKPGQMMEEEETAESEAEEA, from the coding sequence ATGAAACTTATTTTACGTGCCGATATAGACTCTCTTGGACGTCTTGGAGATATCGTTTCAGTTAAAGCCGGTTACGGTCGCAACTACTTGATTCCTCAGGGCTTTGCTATGCCCGCTTCTGCAGCTAATCTCAAGCAGTTCGAGCTTGAAAAAAGAAAGCTTCAGGAACAGGCAGATAATCTTCGTACACAGGCTGAAGGACTTAGAGACAGACTTGCAAAAGTCGAAGTCAAAGTTGAAGTTCGTGTTGGTGAAGGTGACAAACTTTACGGTTCCGTTACCGCAGCAAACGTTGCTGAAGCTCTTGTTGAACAGGGATTTGATCTCGACCGCAGAAAAATTCTGTTGTCTGATCCTATTCGTTCACTGGGAACTTTCACTATCGAAGTTAAACTTCACCCCGAAGTTCGCGGTGAAATTAAACTGACCGTTGCTAAACCCGGTCAGATGATGGAAGAAGAAGAAACTGCAGAATCAGAAGCAGAAGAGGCGTAA
- the rpsR gene encoding 30S ribosomal protein S18, with protein sequence MAFKKKFTPKRKFCRFCADKALPLDYKRPDILKDFVTERGKIIARRITGTCAKHQRRLTTEIKRSRQMALMLYTTVHSTDVKKKSF encoded by the coding sequence ATGGCATTCAAGAAAAAATTCACACCAAAAAGGAAGTTCTGTCGTTTCTGCGCAGATAAAGCTCTTCCTCTCGATTATAAACGTCCTGACATTCTTAAGGACTTTGTTACCGAGCGCGGCAAAATTATTGCCCGCAGAATTACTGGTACTTGTGCAAAACATCAGCGCCGCCTTACTACTGAAATCAAACGTTCCAGGCAGATGGCTCTCATGCTTTATACAACTGTGCATAGCACTGATGTTAAGAAAAAGAGCTTCTAG
- the rpsF gene encoding 30S ribosomal protein S6 — MLRKYEALLLLSPELASDSRKDIVEGVVAIIEREGGKLEEVDDWGSRQLAYPVQNQSRGYYVRVVFNAPAPLVAELERNIRITDGIFKFVTVKLEDKALVQEEA; from the coding sequence ATGCTCAGAAAGTACGAAGCACTCTTGCTTTTAAGCCCCGAGCTTGCGAGCGACAGCCGCAAGGACATCGTTGAAGGAGTTGTTGCCATCATCGAACGTGAAGGCGGCAAGCTAGAAGAAGTTGACGATTGGGGATCTCGCCAGTTGGCTTACCCTGTCCAGAACCAGTCCCGTGGGTACTACGTTCGTGTAGTTTTCAATGCGCCAGCACCATTGGTTGCAGAACTCGAACGCAATATTCGTATCACTGACGGAATTTTCAAGTTTGTTACAGTTAAACTTGAAGATAAAGCATTGGTACAGGAGGAAGCATAA
- a CDS encoding enoyl-ACP reductase FabI: MLLEGKKALIFGVANEKSIAYGIAEQFKKQGAKLAFSYVNDAIKKRVEPISEELGGEFIFPCDVSNDDDVAKSAEFVKEQWGDVDILVHSVAFANRDDLKKRYIETSRDGFHLALDVSAYSLVTLCNAFEPIMNPGSSVMAMTYLGSSKVITNYNVMGVAKAALEASVRYLACDMGHKGIRVNALSAGPIKTLASSGISGFKSIFSHIEERAPLHKNVTTEEVGKTATYLASDLSSGVTGEVLFVDCGYNIMGI, from the coding sequence ATGCTGCTGGAAGGAAAAAAAGCTCTTATTTTCGGCGTGGCAAATGAAAAAAGTATTGCCTATGGAATTGCTGAACAATTCAAAAAGCAAGGTGCAAAGCTTGCTTTCAGTTATGTTAATGATGCGATAAAAAAACGCGTTGAGCCTATCAGTGAAGAACTTGGCGGAGAATTTATATTCCCTTGTGATGTTAGCAATGATGATGACGTAGCTAAATCAGCTGAATTTGTAAAAGAACAGTGGGGAGACGTTGATATCCTAGTCCACTCTGTTGCTTTTGCAAATCGCGATGACTTGAAAAAACGTTACATCGAAACATCACGTGATGGTTTTCATCTTGCGCTGGACGTTTCAGCATACTCACTTGTTACGCTATGTAATGCCTTTGAACCCATCATGAACCCCGGTTCATCTGTTATGGCCATGACTTACCTCGGCTCTTCTAAAGTCATTACCAACTATAACGTAATGGGTGTAGCAAAAGCAGCTCTTGAAGCCAGCGTTCGCTACCTTGCATGCGATATGGGACACAAAGGGATCAGAGTAAATGCTTTAAGCGCCGGACCAATTAAAACATTGGCATCCTCCGGCATTTCCGGCTTCAAGAGTATTTTTTCTCATATCGAGGAACGCGCTCCTCTTCATAAGAATGTAACTACCGAAGAAGTTGGAAAAACAGCAACATATTTAGCCTCTGATTTATCCAGCGGAGTTACAGGCGAAGTTCTCTTCGTTGACTGCGGCTATAACATCATGGGAATTTAG
- a CDS encoding phosphoribosylaminoimidazolesuccinocarboxamide synthase, with product MSKNHLIETDIKELKLLSRGKVRDIYEVDAETLLIITTDRISAYDVIMPNPIEDKGKILNQITLFWMEMCKDIIPNHLIASNVENYPEVLHKYKDQLQGRSVLVKRAKPLPIECIVRGYITGSGWKDYLATGKVSGHALPKGLKESDMLEHPLFTPSTKADLGEHDENITVDKAMEMLGSDLLEKVQDVTLSIYNRARDYARERGIIIADTKFEFGLIGDELIIIDEVLTPDSSRFWPVEGYKAGQSQPSFDKQFLRDWLTDINFNKQPPAPEIPENIASKTREKYLEAFKLLTSSELDA from the coding sequence ATGTCTAAAAACCATCTCATTGAAACAGATATCAAAGAACTAAAACTTCTCTCCAGAGGGAAAGTACGTGATATTTATGAAGTTGATGCCGAAACTCTGCTGATCATTACGACCGACAGAATATCCGCATATGACGTAATTATGCCTAACCCCATTGAAGATAAGGGTAAAATCCTAAACCAGATTACTTTATTCTGGATGGAAATGTGCAAGGATATTATTCCTAATCACCTTATTGCTTCAAATGTGGAAAACTATCCTGAAGTACTGCATAAATACAAAGATCAGCTTCAAGGACGAAGTGTCTTAGTAAAAAGAGCTAAACCACTTCCGATTGAATGTATTGTTCGCGGGTACATCACAGGTTCCGGATGGAAAGATTATCTCGCCACTGGAAAAGTGTCCGGCCATGCTCTCCCTAAAGGACTCAAAGAGTCTGATATGCTTGAACATCCGCTGTTCACTCCGTCCACTAAAGCGGACTTAGGTGAACATGATGAAAACATCACAGTTGATAAAGCAATGGAAATGCTCGGCAGCGATTTGCTTGAAAAAGTTCAAGATGTAACTCTGTCAATCTATAACCGTGCTAGAGATTATGCTCGGGAACGCGGTATAATCATAGCTGATACAAAATTTGAATTCGGTCTTATAGGTGACGAACTCATTATAATTGATGAAGTTCTTACTCCTGATTCTTCAAGATTTTGGCCTGTTGAAGGTTATAAAGCTGGACAGTCTCAGCCGAGCTTCGATAAACAGTTCCTGCGTGACTGGCTGACAGATATCAATTTCAATAAGCAGCCTCCTGCTCCTGAAATTCCGGAAAATATTGCATCAAAAACACGCGAAAAGTATCTTGAAGCGTTTAAGCTCTTGACCAGTTCTGAACTTGATGCTTAA